Proteins from a single region of Bombus vancouverensis nearcticus chromosome 5, iyBomVanc1_principal, whole genome shotgun sequence:
- the Inos gene encoding inositol-3-phosphate synthase isoform X1, giving the protein MALKIRVESPKVKYTEDYIEAQYEYQTTNVTEDNSGNYTVTPVTTNLLIRTQLKVPKLGLMLVGWGGNNGTTITAALLANKLRLTWETKNGIQKANWYGSLTQASTIRLGKGNKEEVYVPMSWMLPMVNPDDIEIDGWDISNMNLADAMQRAEVLDINLQKQLVPHMVHMKPKKSIYYPDFIASNQEKRANNIIYGTKFEQLEQLRKDIAEFKTTKNLDQVIILWTANTERFSEIIPGVNDTAENLLNAINEGHSEISPSTVFAVAAALEGCTYINGSPQNTFVPGAMELAEQHKTFISGDDFKSGQTKLKSVLVDFLVSAGIKPVSIVSYNHLGNNDGYNLSAPQQFRSKEISKSNVVDDMVQSNKILYQPGEKPDHCVVIKYVPYVGDSKRAMDEYTSEILLGGHNTIVIHNTCEDSLLASPIILDLVLLAEICSRITFKVANTKNDFTGFHSVLSILSYLCKAPLVPQGTPIVNALFRQRSAIENILRACLALPPENNILLEHKVNFKNQI; this is encoded by the exons ATGGCTTTGAAAATTCGCGTTGAATCGCCGAAGGTGAAATACACAGAAGACTATATCGAAGCACAGTACGAGTATCAAACAACGAATGTTACGGAAGACAACAGTGGAAATTATACA GTAACACCTGTAACAACAAACCTATTAATTAGAACACAACTGAAAGTTCCAAAACTTGGGTTAATGTTGGTAGGATGGGGTGGAAATAATGGTACCACTATTACCGCAGCATTATTAGCAAATAAACTTAGGTTGACATGGGAAACAAAGAATGGCATTCAAAAAGCAAATTG gtATGGTTCCTTAACTCAAGCATCTACCATCAGATTAGGCAAAGGAAACAAAGAAGAGGTATATGTTCCGATGTCTTGGATGCTTCCAATGGTAAATCCAGATGATATTGAAATTGATGGTTGGGATATTTCAAATATGAACTTAGCTGATGCTATGCAACGTGCGGAAGTTTTAGACATTAATTTACAAAAGCAATTAGTACCACACATGGTGCATATGAAACCAAAAAAAAGCATATATTATCCTGACTTTATTGCATCCAATCAG gAAAAAAGagcaaataatattatttatggtACAAAATTCGAACAATTGGAACAGCTTAGAAAAGACATTGCAGAATTTAAAACTACAAAGAATTTGGATCAAGTGATTATATTATGGACTGCTAACACAGAACGATTTTCAGAGATAATTCCAGGTGTAAATGATACagcagaaaatttattaaatgctATTAATGAAGGTCATTCAGAAATTAGTCCAAGTACAGTGTTTGCTGTTGCAGCTGCTTTGGAAGGA TGTACATATATAAATGGATCACCTCAAAATACTTTCGTACCAGGAGCAATGGAATTAGCAGAGCAGCATAAAACATTCATTAGTGGCGATGATTTTAAATCTGGGCAAACAAAATTGAAATCTGTACTTGTAGATTTTCTAGTCTCAGCTGGTATTAAGCCAGTATCAATTGTTAGTTATAACCATCTTGGAAATAATGATGGTTATAATTTATCTGCTCCTCAACAATTTCGCTCAAAAGAG ATTTCAAAAAGCAATGTTGTAGATGATATGGTACaatcaaataaaattctttaccaACCTGGAGAAAAGCCAGATCATTGTGTTGTTATTAAATATGTTCCATATGTcg GTGATAGTAAACGGGCGATGGATGAATATACATCAGAAATATTACTTGGAGGACACAATACAATTGTAATACACAATACATGTGAAGATTCTTTATTGGCTAGCCCAATTATTTTGGATCTGGTCCTTTTAGCAGAAATTTGTTCGCGTATTACATTCAAAGTAGCTAATACCAAAAATGACTTCACTGGATTTCACAGTGTACTTTCCATACTTTCATATCTTTGCAAAGCACCATTAGTTCCTCAAGGAACACCAATTGTAAATGCATTGTTCAGACAACGATCAGCAATCGAAAATATCTTAAGAGCCTGTCTTGCATTACCTcccgaaaataatattttacttgAACACAAAGTTAATTTCAAAAACCAAATATGA
- the Inos gene encoding inositol-3-phosphate synthase isoform X2, whose translation MLVGWGGNNGTTITAALLANKLRLTWETKNGIQKANWYGSLTQASTIRLGKGNKEEVYVPMSWMLPMVNPDDIEIDGWDISNMNLADAMQRAEVLDINLQKQLVPHMVHMKPKKSIYYPDFIASNQEKRANNIIYGTKFEQLEQLRKDIAEFKTTKNLDQVIILWTANTERFSEIIPGVNDTAENLLNAINEGHSEISPSTVFAVAAALEGCTYINGSPQNTFVPGAMELAEQHKTFISGDDFKSGQTKLKSVLVDFLVSAGIKPVSIVSYNHLGNNDGYNLSAPQQFRSKEISKSNVVDDMVQSNKILYQPGEKPDHCVVIKYVPYVGDSKRAMDEYTSEILLGGHNTIVIHNTCEDSLLASPIILDLVLLAEICSRITFKVANTKNDFTGFHSVLSILSYLCKAPLVPQGTPIVNALFRQRSAIENILRACLALPPENNILLEHKVNFKNQI comes from the exons ATGTTGGTAGGATGGGGTGGAAATAATGGTACCACTATTACCGCAGCATTATTAGCAAATAAACTTAGGTTGACATGGGAAACAAAGAATGGCATTCAAAAAGCAAATTG gtATGGTTCCTTAACTCAAGCATCTACCATCAGATTAGGCAAAGGAAACAAAGAAGAGGTATATGTTCCGATGTCTTGGATGCTTCCAATGGTAAATCCAGATGATATTGAAATTGATGGTTGGGATATTTCAAATATGAACTTAGCTGATGCTATGCAACGTGCGGAAGTTTTAGACATTAATTTACAAAAGCAATTAGTACCACACATGGTGCATATGAAACCAAAAAAAAGCATATATTATCCTGACTTTATTGCATCCAATCAG gAAAAAAGagcaaataatattatttatggtACAAAATTCGAACAATTGGAACAGCTTAGAAAAGACATTGCAGAATTTAAAACTACAAAGAATTTGGATCAAGTGATTATATTATGGACTGCTAACACAGAACGATTTTCAGAGATAATTCCAGGTGTAAATGATACagcagaaaatttattaaatgctATTAATGAAGGTCATTCAGAAATTAGTCCAAGTACAGTGTTTGCTGTTGCAGCTGCTTTGGAAGGA TGTACATATATAAATGGATCACCTCAAAATACTTTCGTACCAGGAGCAATGGAATTAGCAGAGCAGCATAAAACATTCATTAGTGGCGATGATTTTAAATCTGGGCAAACAAAATTGAAATCTGTACTTGTAGATTTTCTAGTCTCAGCTGGTATTAAGCCAGTATCAATTGTTAGTTATAACCATCTTGGAAATAATGATGGTTATAATTTATCTGCTCCTCAACAATTTCGCTCAAAAGAG ATTTCAAAAAGCAATGTTGTAGATGATATGGTACaatcaaataaaattctttaccaACCTGGAGAAAAGCCAGATCATTGTGTTGTTATTAAATATGTTCCATATGTcg GTGATAGTAAACGGGCGATGGATGAATATACATCAGAAATATTACTTGGAGGACACAATACAATTGTAATACACAATACATGTGAAGATTCTTTATTGGCTAGCCCAATTATTTTGGATCTGGTCCTTTTAGCAGAAATTTGTTCGCGTATTACATTCAAAGTAGCTAATACCAAAAATGACTTCACTGGATTTCACAGTGTACTTTCCATACTTTCATATCTTTGCAAAGCACCATTAGTTCCTCAAGGAACACCAATTGTAAATGCATTGTTCAGACAACGATCAGCAATCGAAAATATCTTAAGAGCCTGTCTTGCATTACCTcccgaaaataatattttacttgAACACAAAGTTAATTTCAAAAACCAAATATGA